The DNA sequence TCAAGTGTGGGACGAAATGCCCACCTGCGATCAAGGCCGCATTTGCCAAACTTGTGACAAGGTGATCCACGATTTTCGGGGTAAATCAGATTGGGACATTGCGTTGGCGCACGCCAAAACCTCTGAGCCTGTCTGTGGAATTTACGACCGCAGAAGATTGGATCATGACAAGCGCCTTTCATCAGTTTCCCTTCTTCCGCGCAAATGGTGGATGGCGGGAATTTTGGGGCTGTTGACTGCCGATCCCTTAACCGCTCAAGAACGAGTTGCTCCGCCACCTATCACCCAAATCCAAGGGGCTTCCAGTGATTCCCAATCTACCATCGACCAATTGAAAGATAGTGCTTTGAGCCCCCAAGTACAGATGTGCTGGATCGAAGGGATTGTCAAGGATTTTGAGGCTTATCCAGTGGTTGGGGCAGCGGTGATCCTAAAAGGGGCGAATCTAGGTACATTTACTGATACAGCTGGAGCTTTTACGCTTTCCATTCCTGATTCACTGTTGAAAAAGGATTCTCATACCTTCATCTTTCAGGCGATCGGATATCCGCAGAAGACCATTACGTTGAATGCTTCAGATTTTTCCAACTTGGGATTCACTGGATGGGAGATTGTCCTTGAACCGCCCCAGTTAATCGAATTTGGTGTGGAAAGGGCTCCCTGGCACAAACGGATGTTCTGGAGAGTTCGCAATTGGTTTAGGCGAAAAGATCGCTAAATACCAAGTATGTCCTCCGCAGCGATGTGATGTACACACGGGTGAATCCATAGTAGGTATAAGGCTCAACGATCGCGCTGAATTGTTGAGTCGGATGCCTGGATGGCAGGATTGGAAATTTGGAGGTGTCGGAAATTTAGGGCCTTGTCATGAAGGGATGCGATTGGCCTTATGGTCCGAATGATTGGGCGAATAGCGATCCCAAGCAAGTATTGGGACGTGCGGGCAATTCTAATGGAAGTACGAGCGGGTAGGGGACCCGCGCGATTCTCTTGATTGAAAAGAGTCGAAAGGACGGATACTTCTATTACCCAATCGCTAATTACTCGGCATGAAAAAATTATGGCTACTGTTACTGGGTTGTATGTGCCTACAACCGCTCTCAGCCCAAGTGGAGACCTACTCGTACCCCAACGCCATTGTCAATGGCAACGATTCCGAAGTCAAGAAATCTACGCTCTATGATGTCAAGGTGACGCAAGGTTCCACCACCAAGACTTGCTACGTCATGTACGACAAGAACCAAGGGATCAATGTCAACAACAATCTCGCGCTGAACCCCGACAACCACTGGACCAATTTCTCCACGAATAGCGCGGTTACCATCGAGATCAGCCGCATTGACGGCGGGAATATCACTTCCGCGGACGTGTACCCTCTCAAGAAGGGCTATACGGCTTCTGTCAGCAATGGCAAGGCGACCATCAATCTCCCGGCAGGTGCCAACAAACTCCAGCTTTGGGTCGATATCAACGGCACCAGCTTGGACATGGACCCACTTTTCATCTTTGTCGATCCTCTGGAGACAGGGGTTCCCAGCAAGACCGCCAGCAATGTGACTTTGATTGAAACCACCGACAACATTGCCACGGTCATTTCCAAGCTCAACGACAACAAGGAATACGCCTATTTCGAAGAAGGCATCCACAAATGGGGCAACGTCACCGGAGAAAACTATGACGGTTACCAACTGCCCCTGAAATCCAACAAGAAAATTTACATTCCCGGCGGGGCTTTTGTCATCGGTTCCTTCCAGGCAAATACCAACGACGGCTGGACCGTATTTGGGCGAGGAGTGATCTCGGGCGCGGGCTTGGACATTCTGCCGACCGCTACCTACATCCCTTGGTCCGCGATTCACAACACGGGAGGAACAGGCATGAAGATCGAAGGGATTGTGACCAATTGCCCGCCACACTTCGCCTTGACTGTCCGGGGTACCGTGGATATCGACAATGTGAAAATGATGAGCTGGTGGCACTCCACCGATGGGACGATTACGGGGGACAATTCCACCGTCAACAACTGCTTCTTCAAAGTCATGGACGATGCCATCAAAGCCTACGGTAACAATTGTACCCATCTCAACAACACAGTCTTCCATCAGGTGAATGGCGCGGTAGTCCAATTCGCTTGGTCAGGACAAAATGGCGATGACAATGTGTTCGAAGATATCTACGTCATCAATAGTATCTACAAAAGTTTGAATGGTCCCAGCAATACAGCCGTCATCAACTTGGTGGATCACAAGAACGGCGAGATCATCGAAAACAACTCCTTCGACGGAATCTACATTGAAAATGGCTGTCATCGGCTGTTGGGTTTGAATCCTTCTACAGGAACTCACCGCAATTTCACCATTGAAAATGTAGAGCTGAATTCCGGCAAAAACCCGACTCCTCAAAAAGCGGAGAGCTACCTGAGTGGTGGAGGCTCCTTCAGCAATTTCGATATCATCAACCTCAAGATTGACGGAAATCAAATTACTGGGCTGAGCACGTCTTCTGATCAGCCTTCCAATGGATTGTGGTGGTTTACCGGCCAAAGTGCTGCCATTTCCATCAGTGGAGGCTCCGGCGGTGGGGGCGGAACTCCGTCCGATTTGACAGATCTGAGCGCGACGGTCACCAATTGTTCGACAGTTTCCCTGACATGGACAGATACCGATGGCGAGACTGCATATCGCATTCGCAGAAAGCTCCCAAGTGCTTCTGCCTACACCAACTTGACCGATGTGGCGGCGGGTTCCACGTCCTACACGGACAATTCTGTTTCCGAAAACACGGATTATGTCTATATGGTTCGCCCCGTCGTGAATGGGACTGCAGTGGCAACTTCCAATACCCCGACTGCTTCTGTGGGCGCATGCTCGGGAGGCGGAGGCGGCTCTCCAGTGGATTTGACCGACGTTGCCCTGAGTGCGCCGACTTGCAACGCTGTCGTTGTGACTTGGACAGATGGCCCCGGTGAGACGGCTTATCGTATTCGTCGCAAAGTGACAGGAGGAGCGACCTTCACCACCTTGGGAGATGTTGCAGCGGACGCGGAGACCTACACGGACAATTCAGTAGTGGCTGGGACCAATTACACCTACCAAGTACGTCCAGTAGTCAGCGGAACGGCTGTAGCCAATTCCAACCAGCCCAGTATCGCGGTTCCAGCTTGTGGGACAGGAGCACCCATTCCGGGGCGCCTCGAAGCGGAAGATTATGATAGCCAGAGCGGGATTCAGACCGAGAATACTACTGATACCGGAGGCGGACAAAATATAGGGTTCATTCAAAATGGCGATTATATCGAGTTTGATGTGTCGGTGGCATCCACGGGAAGCTACGACATCGATTTCCGCGTAGCGACCAATACCAGCGGCGGCACCATCCAGCTCAAGCAGGGATCTACCATCTTGGCCACACGGACGGTTTCCAACACCGGAGGATGGCAATCGTGGTCTACGGTCAGCACCACTGCCAATCTCACGGCCGGAAATTACACCTTCCGCTTCGAGTTTGTGGGAGGTTCCGGTTTCTTGTTCAACCTCAATTGGATTGATTTTTCCACCAACAGCGGGAGTCGAAAAGCTCAGGCTCTGGATCAGCCTCAGTGGGTGTTGTTCCCGAATCCGGTGACTGATTTCCTCCAAATCGAAGGAATAGAGTTTGGCGATGACGTGCTGGTTCAGATCTATAATCTGTCAGGCCAAGTCGTCCTTTCTCTTCCAGCAGCACACAAGCTGGATGTGGACCAGCTCGAAGCAGGCGTTTACTTGCTTCGCGTGGAGGGCATGACGGCCAAATTCTTCAAGCAATAGGCATAGCAAAAGAGTTCGAGATAATCTTTTCCCGGGTCCCGTCTTTGACAATCGTCGAAGGCGGGATTTTTCATCATGCAGCAGAAAGTACTTCTCGGTGAAACCTGATACATCTAATTCCGAAAAACCTATCTTGTCCAGCCTAAATGAGATGAATTCCAATCATGAAAAACTTATTTCTCGATGATATCCGCACGATCGAAATGGTCTATGGCAAGGGGAGGGAAGGAGATTTTGACATCGTGAGGTCCTATGAAGCGTTCGTGGCATACATCCAAGCGCACGGACTCCCAGACTTCATCAGCTTTGACAATGACCTCGGACTGGATCCCAACGGCGAGGTCGCACAGGACGGGTACGCCGCCGCCAAATGGCTCGTGTATGAATCGGGCCTAGACCTGCGCAATCTCCAGTTTCACGTCCATTCTGCCAATCCCGTAGCCGCTGAACAAATTCGCGGGCTATTGGGAAACTATATCCAATTTTTGAAATCAGAATAGACGGAGGCGCTTGGCTATTGGGAGGCTCTGGGTATTTGTGGGCGTATCCCGGCGTGCTGGGCATTGAATTTCCTGCTGGACCACCTAGTCGCCGGGTCGGGTCCTTCCAGACTCGGCTGTCGCCTCGGTCCCATCGCGAGCTCCGGGACGCTCCCGATGGTCGCCCTTCCAGACCCCTTACGCCGCACACGTCAGCCGCACAAGAGATCATTTCCCCTTCAAATCCTTCTCTTTGAAAAAATCGATGAGCAAGAAAAGTGTGCTGCAAGGAATACAAATGTTCATGACCTTGCCACAAATGGATTCGGTGGAGGTTCGTTCAGGAATTCCGGATGATTCATTCGAAGCAAAAAAATCCATTTCAAAATCTTGGGACTTTCTTGGACAAAATCCCAAAAAATCCATGCGTATTTCTCTGCTTTTGTTGGCGGCATTGATTGCCGATGTTTCGTGGTCGCAAGCTCAGGATTGGGCCGATATTCCGGTTCCTGTGGAGGCCGGATCAGGCTTGCGATGGGAGCTCTTGGAAGATTTCTCCGACGACTTCAATTACGATTCGAAGACCGATTCCGCATTCGTCAGCAAGTGGAATGATCATTACCACAATCCCTGGAAAGGTCCCGGTTTGACGCATTTCGTTTCCGACCAATCAGAGATCCGTGGAGGCCATCTGGTCATCAAGGCTGCGCGTCGTGAAGGGACCGAACTGGTCAATTGTGGCGTAGTTACCTCCAAAAAGCAGATCCTCTATCCCATGTACACAGAGGCCCGAATCAAGGCCAGTAGCCTTGTGCTCTCCTCCAATTTCTGGATGTTGAGCGAGGATGCCACGCGAGAGTTGGACATGGTGGAAGTGTACGGTACGGACCGCCCAGACCAGATTTGGCAGGCTTCCCACATGTCGACCAACTACCATATCTTCGAACGGACCCCCCGCCAAATCATTCACAACTACAGCAATAGCGCTCACCACGCGCTTACCGGAAATGAGCCTTGGCGCGAGGAATTTCACACGTTTGGCGTATACTGGAAAAGCCCGACCGAGATCACGTTCTACATCGACGGCGAACCCAAAAACTCCTTCTCCACAGAAAATATGGAGTCGTATGATGAAAACTTCATCGACCGTCCGATGTACTTGATTATTGATACCGAAGATCATGACTGGCGCTCTTCACCCAAAAATGGGCAAGATCCTGTGATCGCCACGGATGAAGAACTGAAGGATTCTTCCCGCAACAAAATGCGCGTGGATTGGGTGCGTACCTATCGGCCGGTACCCATCGGAAATGACGAAGTTTCCAACTAGTTTTTTGCTCCCAAAATAGCGGCAGCACATAGGAAGGGGAGCGGTGTAACATATCACCGTTCCCCAAATTTTATGTGTCCAAAGTTCTATCACAAACGAGATCGTCTAGATCTGG is a window from the Pontibacter sp. G13 genome containing:
- a CDS encoding carboxypeptidase-like regulatory domain-containing protein, encoding MHKRFNLSRLQSCHQVWDEMPTCDQGRICQTCDKVIHDFRGKSDWDIALAHAKTSEPVCGIYDRRRLDHDKRLSSVSLLPRKWWMAGILGLLTADPLTAQERVAPPPITQIQGASSDSQSTIDQLKDSALSPQVQMCWIEGIVKDFEAYPVVGAAVILKGANLGTFTDTAGAFTLSIPDSLLKKDSHTFIFQAIGYPQKTITLNASDFSNLGFTGWEIVLEPPQLIEFGVERAPWHKRMFWRVRNWFRRKDR
- a CDS encoding carbohydrate-binding protein; this translates as MKKLWLLLLGCMCLQPLSAQVETYSYPNAIVNGNDSEVKKSTLYDVKVTQGSTTKTCYVMYDKNQGINVNNNLALNPDNHWTNFSTNSAVTIEISRIDGGNITSADVYPLKKGYTASVSNGKATINLPAGANKLQLWVDINGTSLDMDPLFIFVDPLETGVPSKTASNVTLIETTDNIATVISKLNDNKEYAYFEEGIHKWGNVTGENYDGYQLPLKSNKKIYIPGGAFVIGSFQANTNDGWTVFGRGVISGAGLDILPTATYIPWSAIHNTGGTGMKIEGIVTNCPPHFALTVRGTVDIDNVKMMSWWHSTDGTITGDNSTVNNCFFKVMDDAIKAYGNNCTHLNNTVFHQVNGAVVQFAWSGQNGDDNVFEDIYVINSIYKSLNGPSNTAVINLVDHKNGEIIENNSFDGIYIENGCHRLLGLNPSTGTHRNFTIENVELNSGKNPTPQKAESYLSGGGSFSNFDIINLKIDGNQITGLSTSSDQPSNGLWWFTGQSAAISISGGSGGGGGTPSDLTDLSATVTNCSTVSLTWTDTDGETAYRIRRKLPSASAYTNLTDVAAGSTSYTDNSVSENTDYVYMVRPVVNGTAVATSNTPTASVGACSGGGGGSPVDLTDVALSAPTCNAVVVTWTDGPGETAYRIRRKVTGGATFTTLGDVAADAETYTDNSVVAGTNYTYQVRPVVSGTAVANSNQPSIAVPACGTGAPIPGRLEAEDYDSQSGIQTENTTDTGGGQNIGFIQNGDYIEFDVSVASTGSYDIDFRVATNTSGGTIQLKQGSTILATRTVSNTGGWQSWSTVSTTANLTAGNYTFRFEFVGGSGFLFNLNWIDFSTNSGSRKAQALDQPQWVLFPNPVTDFLQIEGIEFGDDVLVQIYNLSGQVVLSLPAAHKLDVDQLEAGVYLLRVEGMTAKFFKQ
- a CDS encoding cyclic-phosphate processing receiver domain-containing protein; its protein translation is MKNLFLDDIRTIEMVYGKGREGDFDIVRSYEAFVAYIQAHGLPDFISFDNDLGLDPNGEVAQDGYAAAKWLVYESGLDLRNLQFHVHSANPVAAEQIRGLLGNYIQFLKSE
- a CDS encoding family 16 glycosylhydrolase → MRISLLLLAALIADVSWSQAQDWADIPVPVEAGSGLRWELLEDFSDDFNYDSKTDSAFVSKWNDHYHNPWKGPGLTHFVSDQSEIRGGHLVIKAARREGTELVNCGVVTSKKQILYPMYTEARIKASSLVLSSNFWMLSEDATRELDMVEVYGTDRPDQIWQASHMSTNYHIFERTPRQIIHNYSNSAHHALTGNEPWREEFHTFGVYWKSPTEITFYIDGEPKNSFSTENMESYDENFIDRPMYLIIDTEDHDWRSSPKNGQDPVIATDEELKDSSRNKMRVDWVRTYRPVPIGNDEVSN